Proteins from a genomic interval of Lysobacter stagni:
- a CDS encoding autotransporter assembly complex protein TamA → MPTFPRVLATAAFLLTAAGTAEAAKVVRVDIHGLDEAETTNVRGALSVVDAIGQDVPGRRLGYLVREAEDETREALEPFGFYSPKIVVERSGNGDTGVTVTITVTLDEPVRVRRADIAIIGEGNEDRYLKQDLAAFRPQVGDIFNHELYEASKTKITRRLAERGYFDADFSSRRVEVTRAERAADIDLVWSSGGRYDMGPINIEQTPHQIIRRSLLDKLIYWDQGSYYHQGKLDRFRESLARLDYFSSIEIEPRPEDAVDNEVPVNVTLTPAKRTIYTAGLSYGTDSGPGVRLGMERRYVNDRGHKALGQIDWASKRKTATAQYRIPAFAWLDGWYTFSAQYYDEQTDYMDTNKVELVASRSGQINRRLNAVASLHALRERWAYATVPEGTDGSDPDDDTDDEPVFAATAYNYATFLYPSLRAEFIDADDRIFPRHGIGITVEVRGGLEGLGSDANFAQAWGVARWYQAIGDNNRLIVRGEVGGTFTNALVNMPPSLRFFAGGDRSIRGYAFREVGPSTIGSDGKKYALGAKNVLTGSAEFEHYFNDTWGAAVFVDAGDAFNKFGSDVTDSTDRDQNFDLHTGVGIGVRWRSPVGPVRVDIARGLNDPDSDYEIYLNIGADW, encoded by the coding sequence ATGCCGACCTTCCCCCGCGTACTGGCCACCGCTGCGTTCTTGCTCACCGCAGCCGGAACGGCGGAGGCCGCGAAGGTCGTGCGGGTGGATATCCACGGTCTGGATGAGGCCGAAACCACCAACGTGCGCGGCGCGCTGTCGGTGGTGGATGCGATCGGCCAGGACGTGCCCGGGCGCCGACTGGGCTACCTGGTCCGCGAAGCCGAGGACGAAACGCGCGAGGCGCTGGAACCCTTCGGCTTCTACTCGCCGAAGATCGTCGTCGAGCGCAGCGGTAACGGCGACACCGGCGTCACCGTCACCATCACCGTGACCCTGGACGAACCCGTGCGCGTGCGGCGTGCCGACATCGCCATCATCGGCGAGGGCAACGAGGACCGTTACCTGAAGCAGGACCTGGCCGCGTTCCGGCCGCAGGTCGGCGACATCTTCAACCACGAGCTGTACGAGGCGAGCAAGACCAAGATCACGCGCCGCCTGGCCGAGCGTGGCTACTTCGATGCCGACTTCAGTTCGCGCCGCGTCGAAGTCACCCGCGCCGAGCGTGCCGCCGACATCGACCTGGTGTGGAGCAGCGGTGGCCGCTACGACATGGGCCCGATCAACATCGAGCAGACACCGCACCAGATCATCCGCAGGAGCCTGCTCGACAAGCTGATCTACTGGGACCAGGGCAGCTACTACCACCAGGGCAAGCTGGACCGCTTCCGCGAATCGCTGGCGCGGCTGGACTACTTCTCCAGCATCGAGATCGAGCCCCGCCCGGAAGACGCTGTCGACAACGAAGTACCGGTGAACGTCACGCTGACGCCGGCCAAGCGCACCATCTACACCGCGGGCCTGAGCTACGGCACCGACAGCGGCCCCGGTGTTCGCCTGGGCATGGAACGCCGTTACGTCAACGACCGCGGCCACAAGGCGCTGGGCCAGATCGACTGGGCCTCCAAGCGCAAGACCGCGACCGCGCAGTACCGCATTCCCGCGTTCGCGTGGCTGGACGGCTGGTACACCTTCAGCGCGCAGTACTACGACGAACAGACCGACTACATGGACACGAACAAGGTCGAGCTCGTGGCCAGCCGGAGTGGACAGATCAACCGTCGCCTCAACGCCGTGGCGTCGCTGCACGCGCTGCGCGAGCGCTGGGCCTATGCGACCGTCCCCGAGGGGACGGACGGCTCCGACCCCGACGACGATACGGACGACGAGCCGGTGTTCGCCGCCACCGCCTACAACTACGCGACGTTCCTGTATCCCTCGTTGCGCGCCGAGTTCATCGACGCGGACGACCGCATTTTTCCGCGTCACGGCATCGGCATCACGGTGGAAGTGCGCGGCGGCCTCGAAGGCCTCGGTTCCGATGCGAACTTCGCGCAGGCATGGGGCGTCGCACGCTGGTATCAGGCCATCGGCGACAACAACCGCCTGATCGTGCGCGGCGAAGTCGGCGGCACCTTCACCAACGCACTGGTGAACATGCCACCGAGCCTGCGCTTCTTCGCCGGTGGCGACCGCAGCATCCGCGGCTACGCATTCCGCGAAGTCGGCCCCTCCACCATCGGCAGCGACGGCAAGAAGTACGCGCTGGGCGCGAAGAACGTGCTGACCGGTTCGGCGGAGTTCGAGCACTACTTCAACGACACCTGGGGCGCGGCCGTGTTCGTCGACGCGGGCGATGCCTTCAACAAGTTCGGCAGCGACGTGACCGACAGCACCGACCGCGACCAGAACTTCGACCTGCACACCGGCGTCGGCATCGGCGTACGCTGGCGCTCGCCGGTGGGGCCCGTTCGCGTGGACATCGCGCGCGGCCTGAACGACCCGGACTCGGATTACGAGATCTACCTGAACATCGGTGCGGACTGGTAG